The Nicotiana tabacum cultivar K326 chromosome 1, ASM71507v2, whole genome shotgun sequence genome segment gtttGTATTCAGAAAAGCTCGTCATCTTCCGGTGTAACTTGAGCACAAAgtcatgtgggctttaaagaagttgaatcttgagtgggatgtcgccaCCAGCTTAAGGGTGTCACATTTGAATGAGTTGGATGAGTTTCGGTACCATGCATACACAAGTTCTCCCTTatacaaagagaagatgaaatatcttcatgacaagtacATTGGGAACAAAGAGTGTAAAGAGggtgatcttgtgttgttgttcaatTTACGGTTACAGATGTTTCCCAAAAAGTTAAAGTCTAAATGGTTCTGCCCATTTGAGGTTGTgagtgtgacaccctttggtgcattggacttgaagaataatAATGAtaaggtgtttagagtcaatggtcatcgGGTAAAGAATTATCTAGGAAAATTTGGTGACAGCTACGTCGTGGCGGTAATTCATTTGACATGATGGTAATGTGTGTCataccgcgacgttaaatcaagcacttcttgggagacaacccatgtttctttttctctttcttttcttcttctttagataggtcttattttgtgctaactggatttgaagtgtATTGCGACAATGAGTGTGCTTTACAGGAACTGTGCTCAGaaaaaattggctaagtatggAAAAAGTGCGGACGACACATGTATTGTGCGAACTGCATAATTTTGAATGCAACAGTTGATGGAAATTGCGGCCGGATAattcttgtgcggaccgcacaaattgagatggaaaaatgcaaactctctgaagtttgtttgTTAGAAAAATAGCAAAGTGCGGCCACACAATGAATTCTGTGATCCGCACCAaagtctgcggccgcacaactaaATCTGTGGATCATAGATCATCAAAGGAAATTGAACCTCCAGGTAACAGAGTGTAgaccgcagaaggaattctgcggccgcactcttcTCGTTGTTCCTTACCTAGATCCATTGTGTATAAATAGTAATGCTACGGCTACTGTACAAATTTTTCATTAACTGAGCACTCAAAAAAGGTTAAAACTTTGCGCGCATCTGTTCAATCATCTACCACCTAAATATGCATATGTGATCATTCCTTAGCACTTtttcatcactggtatgttcaaatcACTTCTAAGATTCTTCGATTTTCTTAGTTAATTTACAATTTGTTAGTTATTTTAGACCATTTGTCACTAGAAGTAAATTTTATATCCATGTAGGGTTTAAATTGTTTTGGGTCAACTCCTAATTGCTATTTTGGGAATTGTTATCTTGATTATCATGTATAATTACTATTACCATGTCTAATTTTTGCATAAATAAAAACCCTTAAGGAATATGCCCGATTTAATTTTGAAATCTGCAGCCGCACAAAaaattatgcagtccgcagatTTGTAGATTAGGGCAGTTGGTGAGGCAAAATTGTGCGGATCGCACTtaaaattgtgtggaccgcagaaatgccatcATGGCAGCAGAAAAGTGTGTGCTGCCGCAGATCAGGCCAATCTCTATCTTCAGAGAGTTGCTATTTTGAGGTACCTATAGTGCAGCCGCAATgacaattgtgcggaccacactttaGATGTACGGTCATACTCAAAATTGTGTGGACCGTAGTTTCATCTCTGCAGATGCAAGTTCAAATGGTGCAGTCTGCACAACCGAGGATGTGGATGCACTTGCAATTGTGCGGATCGCACTTCCCCATCCTGCAAACATGTTTTGTTATGTGAATGTCTGTTTATCTGCAGTTGAACTAGAACTGACTCTTGTTGTTGTTTGTTATAGAAAAGGTTTGATCACGAGGTCGTGGTGATACATCAAAAGGGAGGGGGAACCTTCCAGAGGCCGAGGCAAGAGTGCTTGACCCCTCACCCTTCAAAGCGTTATACCCAAAAGGGCAACAACCGTCCAAGGTAGAGCTGCAAAGTCCACTGAATCAAGCGCTTATATCTcgtctagggaagcatcagagggTGACTCAGTGCAAGAGCAGTCTGCTATTCAATCACAGCCATAGCAGCTTCAGGGAATATATCAACTTCGAGATGAGCCTTGCACCTCTAAGAGCACTTCCGAGGGTTCGGAAGGTGATAGTCAGCCTTTAGAGCCTGATCTCGTCCAAGTTCACACCTTAATTTAAGGTAATGAAATGGTCGATTGCAAtggtaatacccaacaaggagacAGGGTCGAATTCCACAATGAGTTATACGTGGGATTTAGGAGTATAGAATGCAGTGTATGAGTATGAACTATctcaatttacacttccacaaattggtGTTTGTTCTATGTCTATTCTAATCTAAGATTGCAAGATTAagaaatgaaactaagaaattatttttgttgttttttaaaagatgtaaaaggcctagggctatgaccttcacctaggtgtttgcctagtgggttgtaaacttttaagcttgttttattggtcagggtgtattatagctatcaatactcgagtacccactcaatacctctcaatcagagagtgattttgcccaatttggctttctcaagaccaaatgagTATTGAACAAAATGGTTGATACAAAGCTCAAGTTAGGTTTTACTaactctaggttcaaccctttagtTGAGACTATTAATCTCTCTATTTAtctaattccttgttagccaagttttccttgACTAGGTCTCtgtttctcaagtagagaccaagtcaaataggcatgaactaatgtttgcaaccattaattctacaattaaaagcaagaacTAGGATAAATAATAagcacccaaccataaacaagcaataactcaaacacccattaagtttacactctagggttgggtcacaaccctaatgaaaatctagctactcatgcttaagatagaagaaatagaaaatgaaatgataattaaacccatattgataattaatgATAAAATCTctattcaaaaagctcaaaatagcaaaaactacaaaagagagtaaagaaaaatggTTAATGTAGCTGCTGATGTCAAACACTTAACCTAAAAAAGTGAAACCCTTCTATTATATAGGgctagaattttcggacaaaaatgccctttcgggggttctgcagccacacaattccatgcgcggtccgcactttgcttcagcctgaCAGGATTGGAAacttgcggccgcataattttgagGTGCGACCGCACTTCTCCTTTTCAGCGGCCTGCACATTTTTTAGTGCAGCCTCACATGGTTCTTCTGCAAACCGCACAAATATGACTGCGGCCGCCTAGCTGTTCTTTTGCGgctgcacaataattgtgcggttcgcacttctGTTGAAATCGAGATGAAGGTTATCTGAACTTTTGCTCTTGCCCAATTTCTGCTGCCACGCATATCATGTGCGGACTGCACTTTGCACTTCTCTCCGATAGAAGTTTCTTCACTTTGCACTTCTGAGTTTCTGTGCCTGTTTTTGTCCTtaagttcagattactccttcttgagttggatttcatcttgggggctcattttccaatattcctgcagttaagcatattttatcagttttcgggagcACAATTaaatacttttggactaaaatgaaAGCTAAGAGGctctaataagtagtcaaaatccccacttatcaactcccccaaacttaagcttttgcttgtcctcaagcaaataaggtgtTTCCCACCTCCCCAAGTTAAGAGCTATTCCAGTTAATCAAAGATATATcattcacacatcaattgggaccaacaattacccacaacacttatgaattatgaAAAAGGCAGCGAGTTGAACTTTTAAGcataaatagttctaatgtgacacttgagcatcaagagttgactttattcatcatgGAAGCTCGTTCATTCATGTAGGTCACTGTgtatcccaaactcctcctcttcTACTCTCCATTTGCATATCTCACTCAAGAATATAACACTCAATtcaaagatttgtgaaaggttcgctcatctctctcaaaagaatgacaagtacgactctaagtaccataggtttgcccctcatatagatcaccactaatgtaagctcactcggcttgaaataaCCTAAGGCTTTTTCggaatgcaatgaaggcttttggactcaGGTTGGATACGTTATgatagaacgggttcatctttccataatcactccattttctcttatcGGCTCGTGCTTTGCcaactctttgaggcattttattttccttagggaaactagagagacttaacatcactctttcttggtaatgatattcattttcaacttctttgctttctccatgctttgcaacattacttttctttgaatcccttcaactcttcaacttattcactttctttttgcattattctttctattctttatttctttttcttgcctttccttctcttcatttcttttctctttttgtgccttgatacatTTTTCAAAcacctcgtctctcccccaaacttacgttgTTAGTCAATTGTtccacaagagtgttaaggaaagctcgagtGCCAAGAGAGTGTCACGACAAAacaggtaaaggcttgtaacatggttatcaaatgagaaaggtttaaGGATCAAACAGGTTGACTAGGCATAACATTGGTAGGCCATGGAAAATTTTAAGCgggtcaaggaaagcctacattcacttctcaagccaagcaaactTAAAATTTTTGCCTACAAACACATTCGGGGCATATTCTAGACCAttagcacgggtacttggactggCAACAAAAATATATCATCTCTCATGCAACTAGATTGTTAAAGCggacagagtcgagggcccacaactaccatattcaagattgagaATCACCATGGTttgactaaaccactcgatgatttcTTAAGTCAACataagagtcaaaaggtcactaactagagctatttttttccaaaaagcttgtttttaatcataagcacatagttaagtgtgttggtaccaagtgaagcatgctttaCTTTTCGAGattgactcaattaggtcttttattcattattactactattcttacctaaacaccaaaaacgaactcaatcccttaagaaggttgtaaCGCCATCCATTATTGGGAAGAGTCACCTGGTTCATACAAAAATTACCTttagaaagaaccgtggcattaaaaaaaccaaaggcCTATTGaccactaaaacataaaaagaagctattagaTTAAATAAGAAGCTACTCAATTAAACCTTAACTACTAATAAAATAGAATAAAGAAGCTACAAATCAAACTACTGAGAGcataatgaatatacataatgggATAGGAGAAGAGAGAATACACACATCAAGAGAGAAcggagagaatatatatacagaataaagagaaagaagaaaatattttcagttattacaaaccaaatgtctaaaacttatcaaaatagcaaataaaccccccccccccccccgaataaaagtaagcattgttcccaatacttaaaaaaataagaataaggaagGGTAAGAGTGGAGAGCACTCCCTATGTGGCCTTGGACATCTCCGTGTCCAGCACAACATCACCACCCTTAGTCTCTTCTAACTGGACCTCATCATCGTCAGCTCTTGGAGTAACTGGGTGAGTGAACATCTGGTGCACCACCTCACCAGTGTCGGCAGccaggtctggctcctcagactggccaactgGTGCCACTGGAATTGATGGTGTTGCTGGATCTACTGGTGCTGGAGGATCTATCTCTATCAGTATATCAAATGGAAGATCACCAGCTGTTGCTACCCTGGTCACCTCTCTCCTCATCCTGTCAACTGATTTCTTGGATGCTTAGgatttcttcatcttcttgaccTACTTCCCAAGCTCCTCAATCACTGCTCCATGTGCTACCAAGGTATTCATGATGGTGTCTGATTctccaaaatcttcttcaataTATCCTCCACTGTCGGAGGGATCTAAGGTGCCAGAGTGGATGACTGTGCTGCAATagcactggatatgtcagacaacttTGTAGTGGCTatctacatccagttgttgaggctcgccagtgtATGTGAGACTCACAGTGCAGATAACGGATGAGTGGGTatgggcaccggcttcaaagccgaggtggaaGGCACCGATGCTGAAGGATCTGAAGAAGGAGGTAGAGGCATGGTAGTTGCACTGGCAGAAGGCATTGCTGAAGAGGAAAGCATAGCGCCTGACTCTGCAGCTACCATCGAAGGCTCATCAGACTGTCCTACAGTAGTAGTTGACTTACCCTTTTTCTTCGGCTTGTTGGGGTCCATCAGAGAATACCAAGAGAAAAGCTTCTTCGCCCGAACCTTTGTGTAAAAATCCTTGGCCTATACCAGTGCATCTGTAATGTACtccgtgatagtgttgggatacgggtaggaagtGTCACATGCCTGGCGACCAcagacatgttggccgacatcatgaCACCCACATTTATTGGGTACCCGACCATGATAGAGGCGACTGGCACTACCCGCTGAATAGGAAGATTTGTTTCATTCTGGCACATGTTTGCATACAAAAGTTTTCCATCCTTTTGCCTCGAAGTTCAGGGTATTGCTGTGAATAGGAACCCCAACtttgatccatggtggtggtggccacGGGGCTGcaagaatctcagctagccatgggcgatCTGCGTCTCCCAAAGCCAGTTTTTCCAAGTACTGCACTGGCTCAACATCCTCAAATACCAAGTAAGTGTTCAAGGTGTTCTGGTCAAATCTCACCTTCAGGTTCCTCACTTTGTCACTTTGGTCCCTTTCTTTATGTgcgccacattggcatagaattcacAGACCAGATATTCCTTGGCTTCCACTACATTctaggtgaaccacatccaccccttccgCTCTCGGAACTATCTCAAAATTGCCGGATTAAACTTGTCAAGATCTTTTAATTgaaattgtcgctcaagagtgagtgaTCTCACCGTCCAGCACTCTCGGAAGCTAGTGAAGGCAGCTATACTGACAAATCGGTCCTCCcatatttctttcttctttgacctcTCAAGGCCGGGAACTCTGGTATCACCCCCTCGGCCATCGTCCGGAATATCATCAATATCCAGTATAGTAGCTGGTGCTTCGGGAGCATGTGTAGATAAGGGCTCCAAAGCCTAACTGTCATCTTTCGAACCCTCGGAAGTTCTCTTAGGAGTGGAAGGCTCATCCCGGAGATGAAATCTTCCCTAAAGCTACTGTGGATGTGATTGAACAACTGGCTGCTCTTGCACTGAGTCGCCCTCTAAAGCCTCCCTAGATGGGACATAAGAACTTGATTCAGCTCTACATTGGCCGGCTATCACCTTTTGGATATAGCTCTTTGAGGGGCGAGGGGTAAGGCAATCTTGCCTCGGCCTCTGGAAGATTCACCCATCCCCTTTGATGTATCACCACGACCAT includes the following:
- the LOC107786136 gene encoding uncharacterized protein LOC107786136, which codes for MWALKKLNLEWDVATSLRVSHLNELDEFRYHAYTSSPLYKEKMKYLHDKYIGNKECKEGDLVLLFNLRLQMFPKKLKSKWFCPFEVVSVTPFGALDLKNNNDKVFRVNGHRVKNYLGKFGDSYVVAVIHLT